The following proteins are co-located in the Styela clava chromosome 15, kaStyClav1.hap1.2, whole genome shotgun sequence genome:
- the LOC120334217 gene encoding methylthioribose-1-phosphate isomerase-like — MSLESIRFKNGKLHILDQLQLPKKTVYEEIKTVEDGWNAIKSMKVRGAPAIAMVGCLSLAVDLENQSFELTDDVLNYVEKKLEYLITARPTAVNMMKTANELLDYSKHLALEMPETESLKRTIIERIEYFLKKDIKDNESIGEHGSKHIMNNPKCVKNEEKVNVLTHCNTGSLATAGYGTALGVIRSLHTKGFVEHAYCTETRPYNQGARLTAYELIHEKIPATLIADSMAALLMKSKPISAVIVGADRVARNGDTANKIGTYQLAVAAKYHDIPFYVAAPFSSIDHDTEHGDHIEIEHRPPEELLSIHGVQIAAEGIGCWNPSFDVTPYELLTGGIITEHGVFNKEEILEKLTNGY, encoded by the coding sequence ATGTCTTTGGAATCAATTCGTTTCAAGAATGGAAAACTGCACATTTTGGATCAATTACAATTGCCCAAGAAAACTGTTTATGAGGAGATTAAAACAGTAGAAGATGGTTGGAATGCTATCAAATCTATGAAAGTACGAGGGGCCCCAGCCATTGCAATGGTGGGCTGTTTGAGTTTGGCTGTTGATCTTGAAAACCAAAGCTTTGAACTGACAGATGATGTTCTTAATTATGTTGAAAAGAAACTTGAATATCTGATTACTGCGAGACCAACTGCAGTTAATATGATGAAAACTGCGAATGAATTGCTCGACTATTCAAAGCATTTAGCTTTAGAAATGCCAGAGACCGAAAGTTTGAAAAGAACAATCATTGAAAGGATTGAATATTTCCTAAAGAAGGATATAAAAGATAATGAAAGCATCGGGGAGCATGGATCAAAACATATTATGAACAACCCCAAGTGtgttaaaaatgaagaaaaagttAATGTTCTTACACATTGTAACACTGGTTCCTTGGCAACTGCAGGTTACGGTACAGCGTTGGGAGTTATCCGCTCCTTACATACAAAAGGATTCGTTGAACATGCATATTGCACTGAGACAAGACCTTATAATCAAGGAGCACGACTTACTGCATATGAACTTATACATGAAAAAATTCCTGCTACTTTGATCGCAGATAGTATGGCTGCTTTATTAATGAAATCAAAACCAATATCAGCGGTTATTGTAGGCGCAGATCGTGTTGCTCGAAATGGTGACACAGCAAATAAAATTGGAACTTATCAATTAGCAGTTGCGGCAAAATACCATGACATTCCGTTTTACGTCGCTGCCCCTTTTTCTTCAATTGACCATGACACTGAACACGGGGACCATATTGAGATAGAGCACCGCCCTCCTGAGGAGCTGTTAAGCATTCATGGTGTTCAAATCGCAGCAGAAGGAATCGGATGCTGGAATCCCTCGTTTGATGTCACACCGTATGAGCTGTTGACTGGAGGAATAATAACTGAGCACGGTGTTTTTAATAAAGAGGAAATATTGGAGAAATTAACAAATGGTTACTGA
- the LOC120333976 gene encoding uncharacterized protein LOC120333976, with product MRPRRKRKLTNYGEGHLHWIEESQLHRALMKSLREKSSKSRTSSEDESNCNIPSPSKMPRLSVSVSASSQQENINLKCSVSVENILHKTNMKVELEKIDHDDSKKSWLKKRVLRSQRQDEEDGDIASHAIMMHPRNSENFAETISGSNSHQTSGNQDGESGSSSKTDSPIRAQRKFASNATPPENVRRSTRCERKIKNVQQESKHVTIPAEDKTSESNDRLPETSDFLHFLCFRNTPIPVKDCFNR from the exons ATGAGGCCAAGGCGGAAAAGAAAGTTGACCAATTATGGCGAAG GTCATCTTCATTGGATTGAAGAATCTCAACTTCATCGAGCGTTGATGAAATCATTGAGAGAAAAATCATCCAAATCCCGAACATCCTCGGAAGATGAATCAAATTGCAACATTCCATCTCCATCCAAAATGCCTCGGTTGTCCGTTTCTGTTAGTGCATCGTCCCAACAAGAAAACATCAATCTCAAATGTAGCGTTAGCgtcgaaaatattttacataaaacaaataTGAAAGTTGAACTAGAAAAAATTGATCACGATGACTCAAAAAAATCATGGTTGAAAAAACGAGTTTTAAGATCTCAGCGTCAAGATGAAGAAGATGGGGATATTGCATCACACGCTATTATGATGCACCCCAGAAACTCTGAAAACTTTGCAGAAACAATCTCAGGTTCAAATTCTCATCAAACGAGCGGAAATCAAGATGGAGAATCTGGTTCTTCTTCGAAGACTGATTCCCCAATTAGAGCACAGCGCAAGTTCGCTTCGAATGCTACTCCACCAGAAAATGTAAGACGAAGCACTCGTTGCgaacgaaaaataaaaaatgtgcaACAAGAGAGTAAACATGTTACAATACCTGCAGAGGATAAAACTTCTGAATCCAATGACCGATTACCAGAGACAAgtgattttttgcattttctttgttttaggaACACCCCGATTCCTGTTAAAGATTGTTTCAATAGATAG
- the LOC120334218 gene encoding uncharacterized protein LOC120334218 has translation MSSGRSSRAETRSRAKDDIKRVMSALDKVRKWEKKWVTIADTTIRIFKWVPMIDPDPPKQEPKKPENIEQRISAENPPRNKFLEALENSAPNSTNVSTPSSVNELDDESSRDSFMQDEKSMDSTLFNQDDSSNTRDSAIFNSNSMTLPSYSNQSSSNFAATTDNDSQQSTQDETPAKRLRSE, from the exons ATGTCGTCTGGGAGATCATCGAGAGCGGAGACGAGAAGTAGAGCTAAAGATGACATCAAACGTGTTATGTCAGCGCTGGACAAAGTTAGAAAATG GGAAAAGAAATGGGTGACAATCGCTGATACAACAATTAGAATTTTCAAATGGGTTCCAATGATTGACCCTGATCCTCCAAAACAGGAACCaaaaaagccagaaaatatTGAGCAAAGAATTTCAGCTGAAAATCCACCGAGGAATAAATTTCTTGAAGCTTTAGAGAACTCAGCTCCAA ATAGCACAAATGTCTCAACACCTTCCTCAGTTAATGAGCTTGACGATGAAAGTTCACGAGATTCTTTCATGCAAGATGAGAAATCAATGGATTCAACATTATTTAATCAAGATGACAGCAGTAATACAAGAGATTCTGCGATCTTCAATTCTAATTCAATGACACTACCAAGTTATTCTAACCAATCATCTTCCAACTTTGCAG ccACGACTGACAATGATTCACAACAGAGCACACAAGACGAAACGCCAGCAAAAAGATTACGAAGCGAATGA